A part of Neovison vison isolate M4711 chromosome 6, ASM_NN_V1, whole genome shotgun sequence genomic DNA contains:
- the ACTR8 gene encoding actin-related protein 8, producing MTQAEKGDGENGKEKGGEKEKEQRGVKRPIVPALVPESLQEQIQSNFIVVIHPGSTTLRIGRATDTLPASIPHVIARRHKQQGQPLYKDSWLLREGLNKPESNEQRQNGLKMVDQAIWSKKMSNGTRRIPVSPEQARSYNKQMRPAILDHCSGNKWTNTSHHPEFLVGEEALYVNPLDCYNIHWPIRRGQLNIHPGPGGSLTAVLADIEVIWSHAIQKYLEIPLKDLKYYRCILLIPDIYNKQHVKELVNMILMKMGFSGIVVHQESVCATFGSGLSSTCIVDVGDQKTSVCCVEDGVSHRNTRLCLAYGGSDVSRCFYWLMQRAGFPYRECQLTNKMDCLLLQHLKETFCHLDQDISGLQDHEFQIRHPDSPALLYQFRLGDEKLQAPMALFYPATFGIVGQKMTTLQHRSQGDPEDPHDEHYLLATQSKQEQSAKATADRKSASKPIGFEGDLRGQSSDLPERLHAQEVDLGSSQGDCLMAGNESEEALTALMSRKTAISLFEGKALGLDKAILHSIDCCSSDDTKKKMYSSILVVGGGLMFHKAQEFLQHRILNKMPPSFRRIIENVDVITRPKDMDPRLIAWKGGAVLACLDTTQELWIYQREWQRFGVRMLRERAAFVW from the exons ATGACCCAGGCGGAGAAGGGGGACGGGGAGAACGGGAAGGAGAAGGgcggggagaaggagaaggagcagcGCGGTGTGAAAAGGCCCATCGTGCCCGCTCTAGTGCCGGAGTCGCTGCAGGAG CAAATCCAGAGCAACTTCATTGTTGTCATACATCCAGGTTCAACAACCTTAAGGATTGGTCGAGCCACAGACACACTTCCTGCCAGCATTCCTCATGTCATCGCACGAAGGCACAAACAACAAGGGCAGCCACTATATAAGGACAGCTGGCTCCTAAGGGAAGGATTAAAT AAACCAGAAAGTAATGAACAAAGACAAAATGGCCTTAAAATGGTGGATCAAGCAATATGGTCTAAAAAGATGTCAAATGGTACAAGACGGATTCCCGTGTCCCCTGAACAG gcACGCTCCTACAACAAGCAGATGCGACCTGCAATTTTAGATCACTGTTCTGGAAATAAGTGGACAAACACATCTCATCATCCGGAGtttttggtgggagaagag GCCTTGTACGTTAATCCATTGGACTGTTACAATATTCACTGGCCTATCAGAAGAGGTCAGTTAAATATTCACCCAGGACCTGGGGGCTCCCTTACTGCTGTTCTGGCAGATATTGAAGTAATATGGTCTCATGCAATCCAAAAATACTTGGAAATCCCGCTGAAAGATTTAAAG tattATAGATGTATCTTGCTAATTCCTGATATCTATAATAAACAGCACGTGAAAGAATTAGTGAATATGATCCTAATGAAGATGGGTTTTTCAG GGATTGTGGTCCATCAGGAGTCTGTCTGTGCCACCTTCGGAAGTGGTTTAAGCAGCACATGTATCGTAGATGTTGGAGACCAGAAGACAAGTGTGTGCTGTGTGGAGGATGGGGTCTCGCATCGGAATACTCG ACTCTGTCTGGCCTATGGGGGGTCTGACGTGTCGAGGTGTTTCTACTGGCTGATGCAGCGAGCCGGGTTCCCTTACCGAGAATGCCAGCTAACGAACAAAATGGATTGTCTTCTTCTGCAGCACCTTAAAGAAACTTTCTGTCATTTAGATCAG GACATCTCTGGACTTCAGGATCACGAGTTTCAGATTCGCCATCCAGATTCCCCTGCCCTACTTTACCAGTTTCGATTAGGAGATGAAAAACTCCAG GCTCCAATGGCTTTGTTTTACCCTGCAACTTTTGGAATTGTGGGACAGAAAATGACAACTTTGCAGCACAGATCCCAGGGAGACCCTGAGGATCCTCATGATGAGCATTACCTGCTAGCCACGCAGAGCAAGCAGGAACAG TCTGCCAAAGCTACTGCTGACCGAAAGTCTGCATCCAAACCCATTGGATTTGAGGGGGATCTTCGTGGCCAGTCTTCCGATCTTCCAGAAAGACTCCATGCCCAGGAGGTGGATTTGGGATCCTCCCAGGGAGACTGTCTGATGGCTGGCAATGAATCTGAGGAGGCTCTCACAGCACTGATGTCCAGGAAGACTGCCATCTCGCTATTTGAAGGGAAAGCCCTGGGCCTGGATAAAGCCATTCTTCACAGCATTGACTGCTGTT CATCTGATGATACCAAAAAGAAGATGTACAGTTCCATCCTCGTGGTGGGAGGTGGTTTGATGTTTCATAAAGCTCAAGAATTTCTGCAACACAGAATTCTCAACAAAATGCCACCTTCATTCAGGCGAATTATTGAGAATGTGGATGTGATCACAAGGCCCAAG GACATGGATCCCCGGCTGATCGCATGGAAAGGAGGGGCCGTGCTGGCTTGTTTGGACACCACACAGGAACTGTGGATCTACCAGAGAGAGTGGCAGCGCTTTGGTGTCCGCATGTTACGAGAGCGAGCTGCTTTCGTCTGGTAA
- the SELENOK gene encoding selenoprotein K, with product MVYISNGQVLDSRSQSPWRLSLITDFFWGIAEFVVLFFKTLLQQDVKKRRGYGSSSDSRYDDGRGPPGNPPRRMGRINHLRGPSPPPMAGGUGR from the exons ATGGTTTACATCTCGAATG gACAAGTATTGGACAGCCGGAGTCAGTCCCCATGGAGATTATCTTTGATAACAGATTTCTTCTGGGGAATAGCAGAGTTCGTGGTTTTGTT TTTCAAGACTCTGCTTCAGCAAGATGTGAAAAAGAGAAGAGGCTATGGAAGTTCCTCTGATTCCAGATACGATGATGGAAGAGG gcCACCAGGCAACCCTCCCAGAAGAATGGGTCGAATTAATCATCTGCGTGGCCCTAGTCCTCCTCCAATGGCTGGTGGATGAGGAAGGTAA